A single genomic interval of Streptomyces graminofaciens harbors:
- a CDS encoding SDR family oxidoreductase produces the protein MTDDDRPPRCLVTGATGYLGGRLVPELLAAGYSVRCLARSPGKLRDHPWAGQAEVVRGDVTDEESVRAAMEGMDIAYYLVHALGTGRGFEESDRRAARIFGEQARAAGIRRIVYLGGLTPAGVPEHALSPHLRSRAEVGRILLASGVPTAVLRAAVIIGSGSASFEMLRHLTERLPAMVTPSWVRTRIQPIAVRDVLRLLVGCARLPYDVNRAFDIGGPDVVTYEEMMRRYAVVAGLPKRVIVPVPLLTPRLSSLWVGLVTPVPGALARPLVESLKHEVVCAERDIVRYVPDPPEGPLTLDRAIRLALRRVQDADVATRWSSASTPRAPSDPLPTDPDWAGGSLYTDHREQTVAASPQALWRVVEAIGGENGWYSSPLAWSLRGWLDTLVGGVGLRRGRRDATRLRVGDSLDFWRVEEIEPGRLLRLRAEMRLPGLAWLEMAVDRDPQGRTVYRQRALFHPHGLAGHAYWWGVAPFHAAVFGGMARNIATAAESAAPEPARAR, from the coding sequence ATGACCGACGACGACCGGCCGCCGCGCTGTCTGGTCACCGGCGCCACCGGTTACCTGGGCGGCAGGCTGGTGCCGGAGTTGCTGGCCGCCGGGTACTCGGTGCGCTGCCTGGCCCGCTCGCCCGGCAAGCTGCGGGACCACCCGTGGGCCGGGCAGGCGGAGGTGGTGCGCGGGGACGTGACGGACGAGGAGTCCGTGCGCGCGGCCATGGAGGGAATGGACATCGCGTACTACCTCGTGCACGCCCTGGGCACCGGGCGGGGCTTCGAGGAGAGCGACCGGCGCGCGGCCAGGATCTTCGGTGAGCAGGCGCGCGCCGCCGGAATCCGGCGGATCGTCTACCTCGGCGGGCTGACCCCCGCGGGCGTACCCGAGCACGCACTCTCACCCCACCTGCGGTCCCGCGCCGAAGTGGGCCGCATCCTCCTGGCCTCGGGCGTGCCGACCGCCGTACTGCGGGCAGCCGTGATCATCGGGTCGGGTTCGGCCTCGTTCGAGATGCTGCGCCATCTGACCGAGCGGCTCCCCGCGATGGTGACCCCGAGCTGGGTGCGCACCCGCATCCAGCCGATCGCCGTCCGCGACGTGCTCCGCCTCCTCGTGGGATGCGCGCGGCTGCCGTACGACGTGAACCGCGCCTTCGACATCGGTGGGCCGGATGTCGTCACGTACGAGGAGATGATGCGGCGGTACGCCGTCGTCGCCGGGCTGCCGAAACGCGTCATCGTCCCTGTTCCGCTGCTCACCCCCCGGTTGTCCAGCCTCTGGGTCGGTCTGGTCACCCCGGTGCCGGGCGCTCTCGCGCGCCCGCTGGTCGAGTCGCTGAAGCACGAGGTGGTCTGCGCCGAGCGGGACATCGTCCGTTACGTGCCGGACCCGCCGGAGGGGCCGCTCACCCTCGACCGCGCGATCCGGCTGGCTCTGCGGCGCGTGCAGGACGCGGACGTGGCCACCAGGTGGTCCTCCGCCTCGACACCCCGTGCCCCCAGCGACCCGCTGCCGACCGACCCCGACTGGGCGGGCGGGAGCCTCTACACGGATCACCGCGAGCAGACGGTCGCGGCGTCGCCGCAGGCGCTGTGGCGGGTGGTGGAGGCGATCGGCGGCGAGAACGGCTGGTACTCCTCGCCGCTGGCCTGGTCCCTGCGGGGTTGGCTGGACACCCTGGTGGGCGGTGTCGGCCTGCGCCGGGGCCGCCGGGACGCCACCCGGCTACGGGTCGGCGACAGCCTGGACTTCTGGCGAGTGGAGGAGATCGAGCCGGGCCGGCTGCTCCGGCTGCGCGCGGAGATGCGGCTGCCGGGCCTGGCCTGGCTGGAGATGGCCGTCGACCGGGACCCACAGGGGCGCACGGTGTACCGGCAGCGGGCCCTGTTCCATCCGCACGGCCTGGCCGGGCACGCCTACTGGTGGGGCGTGGCCCCCTTCCACGCCGCGGTCTTCGGTGGCATGGCCCGCAACATCGCCACCGCGGCCGAATCGGCCGCCCCTGAACCTGCCCGCGCTCGCTGA
- a CDS encoding Asp23/Gls24 family envelope stress response protein, giving the protein MTEDTGVKLGGAPGSRGRTTVADVVVEKIAGMAARDVLGVHALGSGFARSMGSVRERMPGSDSGKSVRRGVSVEVGERQAAIDLEIVVDYGVSITDVAGAVRENVISAVERMAGREVVEVNILVSDVKLPDEEDEGEERQRIQ; this is encoded by the coding sequence ATGACTGAGGACACCGGCGTAAAGCTTGGCGGTGCGCCCGGTTCTCGCGGCCGGACGACCGTCGCCGATGTGGTGGTGGAGAAGATCGCCGGAATGGCGGCACGGGACGTGCTCGGCGTCCATGCACTGGGCAGCGGATTCGCGCGCTCGATGGGATCCGTGCGGGAGCGGATGCCTGGCTCCGACAGCGGCAAATCCGTCAGGCGCGGAGTCAGTGTCGAGGTCGGAGAGCGGCAGGCGGCCATCGATCTGGAGATCGTCGTCGACTACGGCGTCTCGATCACGGACGTGGCCGGTGCGGTGCGGGAGAACGTGATCTCCGCGGTGGAGCGGATGGCGGGTCGGGAAGTCGTGGAAGTCAACATCCTGGTCAGCGACGTGAAGCTGCCCGACGAGGAGGACGAAGGGGAGGAGCGGCAGCGGATCCAGTAG